The following coding sequences lie in one Benincasa hispida cultivar B227 chromosome 6, ASM972705v1, whole genome shotgun sequence genomic window:
- the LOC120080331 gene encoding CRM-domain containing factor CFM9, mitochondrial: MLAATRRLCFSRVSTLLLSNRYNNVISLTDFHSEVASCNVAHRSIHGEYILPSTSKVVGPFNGSFRCMSTSKGRSMRSKVERRMRKESGKTLREIRRAKKIKKKLMTEEERLLYNLKRAKKKVALLLQQLKKYELPELPPPRHDPELLTPEQLQAYKKIGFRNKNYVPVGVRGVFGGVVQNMHLHWKFHETVQVCCDNFPKEKIKEMASMLARLSGGIVVNIHDVKTIIMFRGRNYRQPKNLIPINTLTKRKALFKARFEQALDSQKLNIKKIEQELRRKGINPEDPVAMASIQRVASTFFNAIDKKEGTPYVFYGDKQTVTETKTKTKTNMEEVESNSDSDQEELDRFIAEIEDAADRDWVAEEAAEKEELSQIRYRNREEHGGRFRKSDMRTNNNSDDEMDKPRVWRQRDSKQRMYDSEEEDGDHENKEEWDSDDDQNANNSYTDDSDGAHGIGKVTQRTGGRHDLAKNKSFERNVEPFVRKRMDKEASEPENMLSDLESAMWQSDEEEEDDMNVSRYMNHDYKHNDNDLHHIKKDRNSRVNDYDSSFDKLDDAYDRFKHADTKQKQDRMSKSKNSCNFVSKNADSGKAMWDSDDEDESGTSRPQRYDYQSGSEEDKRR, encoded by the exons ATGTTAGCTGCTACTCGAAGACTCTGTTTCAGTAGGGTTTCCACTCTCCTCCTATCCAATCGCTACAA CAATGTCATATCATTAACTGATTTTCATTCAGAGGTTGCTTCATGCAATGTGGCTCATAGAAGTATTCATGGTGAATATATACTGCCTTCGACATCTAAGGTTGTTGGTCCTTTCAATGGGTCGTTCCGTTGTATGTCAACATCGAAGGGAAGGAGTATGCGAAGTAAGGTGGAGAGAAGAATGAGGAAGGAGTCTGGTAAAACCTTAAGGGAGATCCGAAGAgctaagaaaataaagaaaaagttgaTGACAGAGGAAGAACGCCTCCTTTACAACCTCAAAAGA GCCAAGAAGAAAGTAGCATTACTTTTGCAACAACTCAAGAAGTATGAGCTACCAGAGTTGCCACCCCCTCGTCATGACCCTGAGCTCTTGACCCCTGAACAGCTTCAAGCTTATAAAAAAATAggctttagaaataaaaattacgTCCCCGTTGGAGTTCGTGGAGTGTTTGGAGGAGTGGTCCAGAATATGCATCTCCACTGGAAGTTTCATGAGACGGTACAAGTGTGTTGTGATAATTTCCCCAAAGAAAAAATCAAGGAAATGGCAAGCATGCTTGCAAGACTTAGCGGTGGAATTGTAGTGAATATACATGATGTAAAAACAATCATCATGTTTCGTGGAAGAAACTATCGTCAACCTAAAAATTTGATACCGATCAACACGCTTACTAAGAGAAAG GCATTATTCAAGGCCAGATTTGAACAAGCTCTCGACTCTCAGAAGCTAAACATAAAGAAGATAGAGCAAGAGCTTAGGCGTAAGGGTATAAACCCGGAGGATCCAGTTGCTATGGCCAGCATACAGAGAGTAGCTTCAACATTTTTTAACGCCATTGACAAAAAAGAAGGTACCCCATATGTCTTCTACGGTGATAAGCAGACAGTAACAGAGACCAAGACCAAGACTAAGACTAACATGGAAGAAGTGGAATCTAATAGTGACAGTGACCAGGAAGAGTTAGACCGATTCATAGCTGAGATCGAGGACGCAGCAGACCGAGATTGGGTTGCTGAGGAAGCGGCAGAGAAAGAAGAGCTTAGCCAAATTAGGTATAGGAATAGAGAAGAACATGGTGGGAGATTCAGAAAATCTGATATGCGTACAAATAACAATTCCGACGACGAGATGGATAAGCCAAGAGTTTGGAGGCAGAGAGATAGTAAGCAAAGAATGTACGATAGTGAAGAGGAAGATGGTGATCATGAAAACAAGGAGGAATGGGATTCTGATGATGACCAGAATGCTAATAATAGTTATACGGATGATTCTGATGGAGCTCATGGGATCGGCAAGGTGACTCAAAGAACTGGAGGGAGGCATGATTTGGccaaaaataaaagttttgagAGAAATGTTGAGCCCTTTGTAAGAAAAAGGATGGATAAAGAAGCTTCTGAGCCTGAAAACATGCTCAGTGATCTTGAAAGTGCTATGTGGCAATCAgatgaggaggaagaagatgacatGAATGTTTCAAGGTACATGAATCATGATTACAAGCACAATGACAACGATTTGCATCACATCAAGAAAGATCGGAACAGTAGGGTCAATGACTATGACAGTAGCTTCGACAAACTTGATGATGCATATGATAGGTTTAAACATGCAGATACTAAACAAAAGCAGGATAGAATGAGCAAATCCAAAAATAGTTGCAACTTTGTCTCAAAAAATGCTGATTCAGGAAAAGCAATGTGGGATTCAGATGATGAAGACGAATCAGGGACATCGAGACCCCAGAGATACGATTATCAGAGTGGTAGTGAGGAAGACAAAAGGAGATAA
- the LOC120080550 gene encoding uncharacterized protein LOC120080550 isoform X2 — protein MSDGYYSSKKTDDICEDVCGQGPRGAFSLSRFRCILRGWDLKTLISLFLAVPLLILFIYLHGQKISYFLRPLWESPPKPFHEIPHYYHENVSMESLCKLHGWTLRESPRRVFDAVLFSNEVDILTVRWNELYPYVTQFVLLESNSTFTGLVKPLVFADNREQFSFVEPRLTYGMIGGRFKKGENPFVEEAYQRLALDQLLRIAGIQDDDLLIMSDVDEIPSAHTINLLRWCDDIPPILHLRLRNYLYSFEFYADDNSWRASVHQYKHGNTRYAHFRQSDEILSDSGWHCSFCFRHISEFIFKMKAYSHYDRVRFSHYLNPDRIQDIICKGADLFDMLPEEYTFREMIGKMGPIPQSYSAVHLPSFLLNNAKKYKYLLPGNCRRESG, from the exons ATGTCTGATGGGTATTACAGTTCTAAGAAGACCGATGATATCTGTGAAGACGTTTGTGGCCAG GGGCCTCGTGGTGCTTTTAGTTTGTCTAGATTTCGATGTATTCTTCGAGGGTGGGATTTGAAGACACTAATTTCTCTGTTTCTCGCTGTTCCACTCTTGATATTGTTCATATATCTTCATGGTCAGAAGATCTCTTATTTCCTTAGACCTTTATGGGAGTCTCCTCCAAAGCCATTTCATGAAATCCCACACTACTATCATGAAAATGTATCAATGGAATCTCTCTGTAAGCTTCATGGTTGGACATTGCGTGAATCACCAAGGCGAGTTTTCGATGCTGTTCTGTTTAGTAATGAGGTTGACATCCTGACTGTCAGATGGAATGAACTTTATCCTTATGTGACTCAATTTGTGCTTCTCGAGTCGAACTCGACGTTCACTGGTTTGGTGAAGCCATTGGTTTTTGCAGATAACCGAGAACAGTTTAGCTTTGTCGAGCCACGGTTGACTTATGGGATGATAGGGGGAAGATTTAAGAAAGGAGAGAATCCATTTGTTGAAGAGGCTTATCAAAGATTGGCTCTAGATCAGCTTCTTAGGATTGCAGGGATACAGGATGATGACTTGTTGATCATGTCTGATGTCGACGAAATCCCAAGTGCTCACACGATAAACCTTTTGAGGTGGTGCGACGATATTCCACCCATTCTCCACCTGCGACTGAGGAACTACCTGTACTCCTTTGAGTTTTATGCAGATGACAACAGTTGGAGAGCATCTGTCCATCAGTACAAGCATGGTAATACACGGTACGCTCATTTTCGTCAATCCGATGAAATTTTATCGGATTCAGGGTGGCACTGTAGCTTTTGCTTCCGCCATATCAGCGAGTTCATATTCAAGATGAAAGCATACAGCCATTACGATAGAGTCAGGTTCTCTCATTACTTGAACCCTGACAGAATTCAGGATATAATATGCAAAGGGGCAGATCTATTTGACATGCTTCCTGAAGAGTACACGTTTCGGGAGATGATTGGGAAGATGGGACCGATTCCCCAGTCTTACTCAGCCGTTCATCTCCCGTCATTCCTGCTAAACAATGCCAAGAAGTACAAATACTTGTTACCAGGTAACTGCAGAAGAGAAAGTGGCTAA
- the LOC120080550 gene encoding uncharacterized protein LOC120080550 isoform X1: MSDGYYSSKKTDDICEDVCGQQGPRGAFSLSRFRCILRGWDLKTLISLFLAVPLLILFIYLHGQKISYFLRPLWESPPKPFHEIPHYYHENVSMESLCKLHGWTLRESPRRVFDAVLFSNEVDILTVRWNELYPYVTQFVLLESNSTFTGLVKPLVFADNREQFSFVEPRLTYGMIGGRFKKGENPFVEEAYQRLALDQLLRIAGIQDDDLLIMSDVDEIPSAHTINLLRWCDDIPPILHLRLRNYLYSFEFYADDNSWRASVHQYKHGNTRYAHFRQSDEILSDSGWHCSFCFRHISEFIFKMKAYSHYDRVRFSHYLNPDRIQDIICKGADLFDMLPEEYTFREMIGKMGPIPQSYSAVHLPSFLLNNAKKYKYLLPGNCRRESG, from the exons ATGTCTGATGGGTATTACAGTTCTAAGAAGACCGATGATATCTGTGAAGACGTTTGTGGCCAG CAGGGGCCTCGTGGTGCTTTTAGTTTGTCTAGATTTCGATGTATTCTTCGAGGGTGGGATTTGAAGACACTAATTTCTCTGTTTCTCGCTGTTCCACTCTTGATATTGTTCATATATCTTCATGGTCAGAAGATCTCTTATTTCCTTAGACCTTTATGGGAGTCTCCTCCAAAGCCATTTCATGAAATCCCACACTACTATCATGAAAATGTATCAATGGAATCTCTCTGTAAGCTTCATGGTTGGACATTGCGTGAATCACCAAGGCGAGTTTTCGATGCTGTTCTGTTTAGTAATGAGGTTGACATCCTGACTGTCAGATGGAATGAACTTTATCCTTATGTGACTCAATTTGTGCTTCTCGAGTCGAACTCGACGTTCACTGGTTTGGTGAAGCCATTGGTTTTTGCAGATAACCGAGAACAGTTTAGCTTTGTCGAGCCACGGTTGACTTATGGGATGATAGGGGGAAGATTTAAGAAAGGAGAGAATCCATTTGTTGAAGAGGCTTATCAAAGATTGGCTCTAGATCAGCTTCTTAGGATTGCAGGGATACAGGATGATGACTTGTTGATCATGTCTGATGTCGACGAAATCCCAAGTGCTCACACGATAAACCTTTTGAGGTGGTGCGACGATATTCCACCCATTCTCCACCTGCGACTGAGGAACTACCTGTACTCCTTTGAGTTTTATGCAGATGACAACAGTTGGAGAGCATCTGTCCATCAGTACAAGCATGGTAATACACGGTACGCTCATTTTCGTCAATCCGATGAAATTTTATCGGATTCAGGGTGGCACTGTAGCTTTTGCTTCCGCCATATCAGCGAGTTCATATTCAAGATGAAAGCATACAGCCATTACGATAGAGTCAGGTTCTCTCATTACTTGAACCCTGACAGAATTCAGGATATAATATGCAAAGGGGCAGATCTATTTGACATGCTTCCTGAAGAGTACACGTTTCGGGAGATGATTGGGAAGATGGGACCGATTCCCCAGTCTTACTCAGCCGTTCATCTCCCGTCATTCCTGCTAAACAATGCCAAGAAGTACAAATACTTGTTACCAGGTAACTGCAGAAGAGAAAGTGGCTAA